A single genomic interval of Aureliella helgolandensis harbors:
- a CDS encoding acyl-CoA thioesterase, translated as MKVEHSLEIRVRYNETDGQGRVHHAQYLNYFERGRVELLRSLGHSYRDFEASGLMLVVSEMNVRYLGAAEFDDLLRVTTSVLRTRGVRIEHAYEIVKPAAGLLASERGTPESATDQPIVKATSVIACVDRTGKVQRLPKYMRIPTA; from the coding sequence ATGAAGGTGGAACATTCTCTTGAAATTCGCGTCCGCTACAATGAGACTGATGGGCAGGGGCGAGTGCACCATGCTCAGTATCTCAATTACTTCGAGCGTGGGCGAGTGGAATTGCTACGCTCGCTGGGACACAGCTATCGCGATTTTGAGGCCAGCGGTCTCATGCTGGTCGTTTCCGAGATGAACGTGCGGTACCTGGGAGCTGCAGAGTTTGACGATCTGCTGAGGGTAACGACGAGCGTCCTGCGGACGCGGGGAGTCCGCATTGAGCATGCCTATGAAATCGTCAAACCGGCCGCCGGACTGCTCGCCAGCGAAAGGGGCACACCCGAGTCCGCAACCGACCAGCCCATCGTGAAAGCGACCAGCGTCATCGCCTGCGTCGATCGGACCGGCAAGGTTCAAAGGCTGCCGAAGTACATGCGGATCCCGACAGCGTAG
- a CDS encoding acetolactate synthase, protein MSLGAGSTTDYLTARGRDYPSIRQFTVFLENRVGQLLEVVKRFEGTGIRIVALSINDSAECALVRFLVSNPERGREILERAGLAIIESDLIGVQLPDDPQPLLQVCSALLQAEINIVQTYPLLMGQGARPAVAIMVDNTDLALDVLKSKGFRMLNEDDLSESL, encoded by the coding sequence ATGAGTTTAGGTGCCGGTTCTACGACTGACTATTTAACGGCTCGCGGACGCGATTATCCGTCAATCCGTCAATTTACGGTTTTCTTAGAAAATCGAGTGGGACAGCTGTTGGAAGTTGTCAAGCGATTTGAGGGGACTGGAATCCGCATCGTAGCGCTTTCGATCAACGATTCGGCGGAGTGCGCCTTAGTCCGCTTTTTAGTGAGCAACCCTGAGCGTGGACGCGAGATTTTAGAGCGAGCCGGATTGGCGATTATCGAAAGCGATCTAATTGGCGTGCAGCTGCCCGATGACCCGCAACCACTGTTGCAAGTCTGCTCGGCCTTGTTGCAAGCAGAAATCAATATCGTGCAGACCTACCCCTTGTTGATGGGGCAGGGGGCCAGGCCAGCCGTGGCGATCATGGTCGATAATACCGACCTAGCGCTCGATGTGCTCAAGAGCAAGGGTTTTCGCATGTTGAACGAGGATGACCTCTCCGAGTCGCTCTAA